gaagttattatagaactctaCACCTACATATCTATGTACAAACTTGtagatttagattttctttaaactcGGGTACCTCGCAGAGTTGGGCTTGGatatcatctgtgatttttttgaaattttttggtgtccatttaagggcgctatgaatttttgaagttaagaacttaaaaaatgttatcaaacttcaaattaattatttattattaataattaattatttgaaattttgtatcgCAGTTTTGACtgtcttcttcatcctataaaaaaaaaaattatccaagattgtccatctcataaccaacttaaattacccgaagaaacatttttgttccttttcatcatttccaagatgccatacaaatcgatgggttttgttattgttaagaaagtaggctttgaaaaattaaaattacaatctgaaacaaaaaatttttttcaaagcctacctccttaacattaagaaaatccatcgatttgtatggcagctatatgaagggacggtggtaaaattacgatattaatatatgtgcacAATATCAGTGAGTGattgagttgtgcaaactttcagcttaaacatgtaagaattgtactcattggaaatataaatagggtttttctaaattcgcataaaaaaatatatatcttgaaaatgatgaaaaggaacaaaaatgtttcttcgggtaaattaagttggttatgagatggacaatcttggatagttaagtttcttttataggatgaagaagacattCAAAACCgcgatacaaaattttaaataattaaaattcatacttattgtacaacaaaaaactttagaaaattattttttaactccgtcagtacacatttaaaaacgtgttaagttgcacgttgttcttctaagcctttctcgagatatactaatttgaagtttgagaacattttttaagtttttatcttcaaaaattcatagcgcccaCAAATGGACACCcaattacatatgtacatacaattgtacgcgcgGTATtctggaaaaaggcttcacctcttcaattttcaattaaatacgtagaaattgttttggctgcgacggcaaaacaaacatatgagatttttatttttctaatttctagaaaaattctttcttgaattttcttCATCTCGAAAGGTTTTCTACattcaaaggcaaattttctaataacaagaattttttttttctattttcaaaggttgGCCGATTTAATGGTGAGATTTCTAAagttaagaaattaatttttatgagtgtagtagagtgtttgactgcaatcTGTGAGGCAAGGGGTTCGATACCCACGAAGTTTTTCTCTAGTTGGTaaggtttttgatttttatattaattatataaaaaattcagttattgtttcagttaaaatttgaaactaaAAGTGTGTTCATGTTCGAACGTAGTGACTTTATCCatgtgtttaaaaaaaaacgagagaaaaataagtttagAAACGGGACCCAAAAACAACACAACACCGATTGACAGGAGGGGGAGCAACAGGCATAATTTCCGATACCCCGATTTCGTCTTTTCTTGTTCAATTTTTATCTTGAAATCGACATCGGTTTGATGTTGAAACCAAGAAGACATCATCTCGATAATGAGAGCACACATACTAAAAAACCATTCACAAACCGAGATGACTTCGATgttgatttaagatttttagtaTGAGTTAATCTTGGCTAGCTTTTGAGATGGAGAATACTGAAATCAACATCGGTGAGCacggtttttatacccttgcagagggtattataatttcagtcaaatgtttgcaacgcagtgaaggagacgtttccgacataaagtatatatattcttgatcagcatcaatagccgagtccatctagccatgtctgtctgtcctcctgtccgtctgtccgtctgtccgtttctatgcgaactagtctctcagttttaaagctatcgcgatgaaactttcccaaaaatcttctttctattgcaggtagtacatacactactggtcaaaagaataagtacacacgttacaccctcacttgctaagagatatctctatagttattgaggccagacctcccaaacctttttatttggaaatgtTATTCtgttctgaaatatttaaataaacaatggatacAGTAAAACCTGCCTAATCCATGTTAGCCCTACATTTGTGCGATAGGTCGGTTTTggtgtggtcaaaataataagtacacttgagttacttataaattttaaaatattaaatctagaatggggctacggttagtattttaccttaagttaggatcatgtttataagaagtctgggccaattggacgatccaaaaaaaaaatagttaaattttaaattcttaatttttttatttttattttgatagtagataaaacgactaaaaaaatgagatatgtatgtcggaacgagccggatcggaccactatatcttatggcttccataggaattatcaaaaaaataattcaaataaccattgtaactttgtagaaagtaggcgctttgatttttgacaacgtaaaaacaacattttaagtaggcatatctgcaagggtatataaacttcggctggccgaagttaacttcctttcttgttttttcttgttgtaaGTGAACACGCCATCTTATCCAAACCAATCTTagtaaatgtttataaaaatttgtctTTTTCTAAGCCTCTAATAAATGCTGAAATGAATAAGCCGAACAATGTCGTGAAATAACCGCATTACGAAACTATTGACTTAACAATTTACAAACTTCGCTGTATGCAATAAATTTGAACTCGTTAGGAATTCCCAAATTAAACTGCGGTCTCCGAAAAGTTTCTTGACGCATGGATTCTGAAAAACAGGACCTCtaagtttgaaaaatgctATAAATGCAGACGGCTTCTTGGTGTGTTGTGGTgtcaaaacacaaaaaaattttacaatttttttgatgtttttaaAGGTTGTATTATAGTTGTACTAACTggctacaaaaacaaaatttttaaaaacgaagGGCGgtagactactttaattttgaCCGCAACTGtatgtttaaatgttttattttatttcttttaaaatggtaaaagtattttaaatatatagtttTGACAACACAACAAACAAATTGCCCCCGTAAACTTGGCAATTATTATCCTTTGACGTCCGGTTTCTCAGAATctttgcgtcggggaactctttggagaACGCTGTTTAATTTGGGATATCGGGGTAAATATGTAGATGTAACGcgatgcaattttaattttataaccaaaagttttaaaaaaatgtgttacatctgttgttaaaatgcaaatgaaatattattttagcaaaaggGTATCAATATTGTAATgaatttaaaggaatttttattAGTCAGCTACAATGGTCACACACGCACTAATTAAACAGAAACACAAAATTTAACTTTgcgaaatttccacgaaccatttctatttatacccgttactcgtagattaAAGGATCACATTGTATTCTTGCAAAAGCAtataacaggtagaaggaagcgtttccgaacctataaaatatatccggcctgttccagttttcactcggaagtgaatttcaTTTCATGCTGGCGGATTTAAGTCCGCATGTcaaatgcttggcggaaagtttccttgtgaatttttcggaagttaaaaaaataccaacGATGGATATTTGAATCCGCgcagttctttcggaagtgagtcaTGAAACAGGTCTGgaaaattcgattccgtgtgaatctttcggaagtgaaaactagaacaatGCCGTGTATCGCAGGATCGCTAGTCATGTTCGTCTGTtcttctgtctgtctgtctctatGAACGccgagatctcggaaactataaaagctggAATATTGACATTGAGCAAGAAGATTCTAGGGGTTCCTATGCAGCGCCAGTTTGTTTCAtcggtgccacgccccctctaaacCACAGAAACCGCAAAAAGGTGTGGCGCCCACAGGTTTGATGCTATAATGAAAATTTAAGCTAATATGTATCAGCGCTATTTAGCGCTTTTAATGCTTAAACCTGTCTAGCGCCTATATTTGTGTTCTGAACAGAGCTTGCAAAcctcattttgtttttgtagctttaaatcaattcctaACTATCTAAGAATATCTTTACAACATTACTTGGttttattcaaataatttcgaaAGATTTTAAAGAACACGCGAACCAATTTGTAGGAATAGGCTTGGTTGGAATACTTTGAgacattttttatcttaagacttatggtagttcatttgaattgatcTGCCTATTATAGCTTATTTGAAAGGTAATTCGAttctttatggcattttttattaaagatagtttcttatatagtcaataaatatactgaagtaaacaaaaaaaataacatctaaCCTAGATTCAGGACAGAATTTTATGtacatttatatgtacaatgcaattttagaattatcttgATTTCCTATGTAAAATTGATGCACATATCACAGCAGGCCTATACTTTTCCCTTTCTAGAGAAAACCCAATTTTCggacttttatttaacagtaaTCTTATAGAAACCcttttaacttaaaagggtctcaccgagtggttattgaaagaccgattgctttgttcggttgagccgaacggtcggaccgaaaccgacaagcaaaacgaaaaaagggttccgctcagagagagagtttgtgagcaacatttttttcgtatacccgttactcagttaATGGAAGTACGAGGGAGATGAAGATATGCATATAGCAAATCAACTGCTTTTTAATGAAAGGTGCAACCATTGCTTTACAATTCGTTATGTATTTATacgtattaaaattgttttgggcGATAGTGGGCATTagacttgcgctgcgtagaaagtCCCAAATTTCGTTTggttaatcccaactttctagcttttaaaatttcgagatttcagcgttcatacggacagacagacggacatacaTTGCGAGTAATAAATGTTCATGATTTTCAAACTGACTCCATCTATTGggtaacttttaaattaatggtTTTTGGGCTATtacttaacattttatttaccctttcacaaaaatttcaaaaatatgggCGCTAGCAGACCTTAGTGTCGTAAGCGGTTACGGGCGTTAGAATGGGAGTGCCACATTCGCTTAACAAACTTGAGCTAAATGGGAAGCTAAGGAATCTAAATCGTAAATGACAACTCTTTACCTCTTATAGTTTCCAAGAACTCAGCGTTCACACCTGTTACAGTATATTTTTTccccgaatacaatatacaattttgCTTTACGagcaacgggtataaaaagcttCACAAAGCTACAAAAATAATTCTCAAGGACTGGCGATAAATCCAAGGACTTAGTCAGTTTGATTTGTTTCGTACTAGATTTCCCAAGAaatttacactctaggctatacTTATGGATCATATGTAGTTCAATTGAAACTAGTTAAATTCTAGTTGTCTTTTCACTAGActttaacatgtatttgttctaccagttaaatatttaccaGTCCGAggcaaattacatttttactagttttgtgctatttttctattttctggactttatgtagtttaaatgcATCAGACAAATTCAACTAGTtcccctgcaggaaaaatgcaaactagtctgaaaaacaactagttatacaactaatataaagcaaccggaatttgtctgaatgcatttggactacacagggtctagaaaatttgtgctagtcgaaaaaatgattaatacaaaactagttaaaAAGAAACTTTTCTCGGActggtacctttctgacaaaaaaaaccttaaaaatatttaactggtagaacaaatacatgttagggtctagttaaaatgcaactggaatttaactggttgctaatgaaacacatatgatccaaaaatatagcctagagtgtaaatgtcttgggaaatttaacactaaacaaatcaaacactcgaggtcctcggttcaatccctagtctctgtacatttttttttgttttttgtttgctaggtgatgctttagttttattttaaactttgtttaatctgtcggaggcaatatatatgtgaaaaatcactgtttttgaattatgtcacactaaaattcataaaccttgttaggtcaatacaaaatgtgatgcgtgtatggctcaatcagttagtgtgtctacaaatccaaaggtcccgggttcaagtcctagagagggcgacttgcctcaaaaaagtaagtttgttttaattccatttaattatcatttactgtatttgatttcataataattatcagaaattctctaaggaccgcgcctattaattggatactaaactaggagagcgtcaagttaggcatcgtcaagtactagtgaaatccaatcacttgatggtttagatataaattttaagttttttggtgaaaataatttttttcagtgtagtttaacagctgtaaacgtaaattggttaacagtaactagtgcaaaactagtagcaaatggactagttgtttccgacgacaagcatatgaaaaatggaccacttcgttacaaggaaatggacataacttgaactagttaaccttcttgacccaactagtattttaatagtccaaaactgattccgtttcctgcaatAATGGCCTTATGaaccaaattattttctataaaaatattgtttttaatttaaattttaatgaaaaacaaatgttttttaatattttagattgACATGGTTGACGATGATGAACGTCGTTGGCGTCATTTCAATCCGGAGATACCAAAAAGATCTGGAAAAATTGGTGAACTTGAAAAGTTTGATGCAACATTTTTCGGAGTCCATTTTAAACAGGCGCACACAATGGATCCGCAAACACGAATTCTTATTGAAACTGCTTATGAAGCTGTCATAGACTCTGGAGTAAATCCAAAAAGTCTACGTGGATCAAAAACTGGAGTGTACATAGGCTCTTGTATTTCTGAATCTGAAAAAACGTGGTTTTATGAAAAGGTTTCTTCTGGCGGATTTGGAATCACTGGATGTAGTAGAGCAATGATGGCTAACAGAATATCGTATTGTTTGGGACTTGAGGGTCCTTCATTTTTACTAGATACAGCTTGTTCTAGTTCAATGTACGCCTTAGACAATGCATTCAGCGCTATTCGAAACGGAGAAATTGATGCTGCAATTATTGGTGGGTCAAACTTATTACTTCATCCATTTGTAACACTCCAGTTTGCACGGTAAGCCAAAAAACATTGTGTTCAGatggaataatttaaataaatattttagacttGGTGTTCTGGCCCCAGATGGCTTTTGTCGGCCCTTTGATAAAAATGCTAGTGGTTATACTAGATCGGAAACCATAAATTGCCTATTcttacaaagaaaaaaagatgCTAAGCGAGTTTATGCAAGTGTGGTTTATTCGAAAACTAACTGTGATGGATACAAGCCAGAGGGAATAACATATCCGTCGGGTATAGTACAAGAGAAGTTGCTTGATCAGTTCTACAAAGATATTGACCTTAAACCAAGTGTGTTGGGTTATTTGGAAGCTCACAGTACAGGAACGGTGGTCGGTGATCCAGAAGAGTGTAAAGCAATCGATAATGTTTTATGCAATCAAAGGCGAGAGCCATTATTAGTTGGTTCGGTAAAGTCAAATGTTGGTCATTCTGAAGCGGCTTCTGGAATCTGTTCCTTAGTAAAAGCTTGTTTTGCCTTTGAATCTGGGTTAATTGCACCAAACATAAACTTTACGGAAGTTAAACAAGTAATTGCACCCTTAGCCGAAGGAAGGTTGATAGTCGTAAAAGACGTAACTCCGCTACCTAAGCCCTTCATTGGAATAAACTCCTTTGGGTTTGGTGGAGCTAATGCACATGCACTTTTGAAGGGTTATACAAAGTCCAAAACTAACCATGGATTACCACAAGATGAAGTACCGCGGCTACTCACATGGGCAGGAAGAACTGAGGAGGCAGTTCAAGAGATTTTTAATGCAGTAGAAAAAAATCCCTTGGATGCTGAGTTTATTGGATTACTTCAAAATATTCAAGAAGAAGATGTATCCGGTATGGTATTTCGGGGGTATGCAGTGTTTGCCAAGCAAGGAGTTCAACCGTGTAAATCCTTGACAAGAGATGTTCAACATTACACTGGTCTTCAGCGCCCGATTGTCTGGGTTTATAGCGGTATGGGTTCGCAATGGCATGAAATGGGAACAAAGCTAATGATAATACCTCGTTTTCGGGAAGCAATTGAAAGTTGTCATCAGATATTGTTATCGAAAGGCCTTGATCTTCTACATATATTAACAACAAATGATccagaaatttaccaaaaCATTTTGCATTCGTTTGTGGGAATAGCAGCAGTCCAAATAGGGCTAACAGATGTCTTGAGGTCTCTTAATTTTCAGCCGGACTATATTATTGGGCACTCCGTTGGTGAATTAGGCTGCGCATATGCAGATGGTGGGCTAACTGCTCAACAAATGATATTGGCAGCCTATTATCGAGGTAGGGTTAGTGTGGACCTAGAAAAAATAAGGGGTTCAATGGCAGCAATCGGAGTTGGATATAAGACAATTCTACATATGATGCCAAAGTCTATAGAAACGGCTTGCCATAATGGACCGGATTCTTGCACAATATCTGGTCCATTGGATGATGTTTCCCACTTTGTAGCTGAGTTAAAATCAAAGGGAATTTTCGCAAAGGAAGTGCCCTGTTCAAATATTGCTTATCATTCCAAATATATCGCACATATGGGTCCTCCATTATTGAAATACATGAAAGAAATTATACCAAATCCTAGAGCTAGAACTACAAAATGGTTGAGTACTAGTGTTCCTAAATGTGACTGGGATAAGGATCAAGCTAAATTTTGTTCAGCAGAGTATCACACCAATAACTTATTAAACAGTGTACTTTTTGATGAAACATTTTCATTGCTACCAAAAAATGCATTGACTATTGAAGTGGCGCCCCATGGTCTTTTAGGTGCTATTCTTAAGCGATCAATGCCCAATGGTATACATATTCCTTTAACAAATAGAGGCAATAAAAACAAcgctttgttttttctttcggCCCTTGGAAAGTATGTATTATAATTAAgtcaaaatcttaaaataatgtaaacaaattttcttgaaGATTATATCAAAATGGCGTATTACTACCGGTTGCCAACTTATATGAAAAAATTCAGTTCCCTGTATCCCGCTCAACACCCAGTATTAGCTCGCTTATTCGGTGGGACCATAGTGAAGACTGGTTCGTGACGAAATACGAAAACATGAAGACTAAATCCAGCGGAGAGCGTGTGTTTCCAGTTAATTTGGCGAGTGATAATGAAGAATTTATGAGTGGACATATAATAGATGGAAAAATTATTGTGCCAGCTACATGTTATCTTCAGTATGTTTGGGAAACATTTTCACTTATGTACCACGGCCCAAGTTATATGGATGTACCCGTTGAATTTGAAGATATTCGTTTTATAAGAGCTACAAGTATGCCAGTAAATGGAAAAGTTGACTTAACAGTTATGATTCACTATGGGACCGGCCATTTTGAGGTAAGTACATTGTTAATCgattttcatatatatttaggAGGCCTTAATCGATCACATTTTAGATAACTGAAGCGGGTAGCTTAGTTGTTACCGGTATTATCCGTGAGACTGAAAATCCCAATATTCCAGAAGTTTATCAATTCCAAAAGAAATCTATGTTTCCAATGATTTCAAAAAGAGACTTTTACAAAGAGTTAAGATTGCGTGGCTATCATTACAATGGCGCATTTCAAGCCGTTCAAATGGCCCGTTCTGATGGATTGTTCGGAAAGGTTGAGTGGAATTATAATTGGGTAACCTTCATGGATGCGAtgcttcaaattcaaattttggGTACTGATTCGAGAACTCTTTTATTACCAACAAAAATAcggaaacttaaaataaatggcTTACACCATTTCGATTTAATGACAAAAATGAATCCCGATAATCGCGTTTTTGATGTCTATGTAGATCACATGTATGACCGGATCGTTGCAGGAGGAATAGAACTTATCGGTCTACATGCTAGCCCAGTGCAAAGGCGTAGACCTCCCGGTATTCCAGTTTTGGAAGAATATGTTTTTCTTCCACTTTCTCTTTCCCCGATTCTTTCCCTACAAAATGCTGCACGTGCTTGCGTTCAAATAGCTCTTGAAAATAATCCAATCCCAAAAATGAAACTGGTAGAGTTAGATACGGATGGAAAAGAAACCGTCTTAACTGAATTTTTAGAAGCAATTGAAGATCTACCTGTTGTTACTGGAGACTGCATTCTATTAACATCTCGAAAGCTAGAAGACATCCCAGGCGTTCATGTTGAAAATGGATGTTTGTCTTCTCAAACCAATtgtcattttgttttattgggAGGCCTTGATGAAGAACAAATGCAAGATAAAATTTTAACTGCCCATAAAGTGCTTGTCGAGACTGGATATATGGTGCTTAGACTGAAGTCTacggaaaatattttagaaatggaCAAATTTAGAACGATTACAACAATTCCGATAGATAACAAcgaggaaacttttgttttaatgcAGAAAGTATCAACTAAACTATCAgttcaaccaattttggtaaaagTATCTCAAAATGATGAGCATTTTGAATGGATTGCAGTTTTACAATCTGCCATAAGCACAAAAACACCTGTTATTGTGTATTCATTTAACGAATCATTAAACGGTATTATTGGTTTGGTAAACTGTTTGCGAAAAGAGCCAGACGGTAATATGATCAGATGTTTTTTCATTGATGACCAAAGTGCTCCTGAGTTTGATTTGTCTCTACCTTTCTATGCAGCTCAGTTATCATTGGGTCTGGCATTCAACATATATCGCAATGTAAgtgtaatttaatatatttttacctttCAACATATTAGTTTGTTTTCTATTAGGGTTCTTGGGGCAGCTATAGGCATTTGAAATTGATCAAAAGTGAGAAACCAATGGCCAGATTAGATCATATATATGGAAATGTTATTCAACGTGGAGATCTATCGACTTTGCAATGGCTAAAAGGACCTTATGATTCACAAAATTGCCAGATTAAAGTAGCTTATTCTTCACTTAATTTTCGAGATGTAATGCTTGCAACTGGTCGGTTAGCCGTTGAATTATATGGATCAAGTCGAATAGACCAAAACTGTGTTCTGGGTTTTGAGTATTCTGGCATCAACGTACTTACGGGACGACGTATAATGAGCATGGTGGTCAAGGGTGGTGTGGCTTCCTATATTGAGAAACCATCAAAACTTATTTGGGATATTCCTGATCACTGGTCACTGGAAGAGGCAGCCACTGTCCCTGTGGTATATATAACTGTCTACTATGCCTTTTTTATGATTACCGATATACGTAAAGGAAAAAGTATTCTTATACATGCTGGTACTGGGGGCATTGGGTTAGCCGCTATTCGGGTGGCTTTATCCTATAACTTGGAGGTTTTTACAACTTGCAGTactccagaaaaaaaaaaatttttattggaaaaGTTTCCGCAACTTAAAGGTAATTTCAAGTACATGTGAGTAAATGtataatgcaggtttttaaaaaaaattgtagaatCAAACATTGGAAATTCTCGAGATACATCATTTGAGTTAATGGTGCAGCGTGAGACAAATGGAAAAGGAGTGGATTTTGTATTGAACTCTTTATCAGAAGAAAAGCTGCTTGCTTCTGTACGTTGTCTTGGAAAGTCAGGTCGTTTTTTggaaattggaaaattcgACATGGCTAACGACAACAAGATTGGATTGGGAtcctttttaaaagaaataacgTTCCATGCTGTTCTAGCTGATAGCCTCCTTGTTGCTCCTGATGAAGACATTTGGGTAATAGAATTCTTGGATataaaataacacaaaatatacattacattttttttatagcatt
This portion of the Drosophila takahashii strain IR98-3 E-12201 chromosome 3R, DtakHiC1v2, whole genome shotgun sequence genome encodes:
- the LOC138913405 gene encoding fatty acid synthase-like isoform X2 yields the protein MQKIDMVDDDERRWRHFNPEIPKRSGKIGELEKFDATFFGVHFKQAHTMDPQTRILIETAYEAVIDSGVNPKSLRGSKTGVYIGSCISESEKTWFYEKVSSGGFGITGCSRAMMANRISYCLGLEGPSFLLDTACSSSMYALDNAFSAIRNGEIDAAIIGGSNLLLHPFVTLQFARLGVLAPDGFCRPFDKNASGYTRSETINCLFLQRKKDAKRVYASVVYSKTNCDGYKPEGITYPSGIVQEKLLDQFYKDIDLKPSVLGYLEAHSTGTVVGDPEECKAIDNVLCNQRREPLLVGSVKSNVGHSEAASGICSLVKACFAFESGLIAPNINFTEVKQVIAPLAEGRLIVVKDVTPLPKPFIGINSFGFGGANAHALLKGYTKSKTNHGLPQDEVPRLLTWAGRTEEAVQEIFNAVEKNPLDAEFIGLLQNIQEEDVSGMVFRGYAVFAKQGVQPCKSLTRDVQHYTGLQRPIVWVYSGMGSQWHEMGTKLMIIPRFREAIESCHQILLSKGLDLLHILTTNDPEIYQNILHSFVGIAAVQIGLTDVLRSLNFQPDYIIGHSVGELGCAYADGGLTAQQMILAAYYRGRVSVDLEKIRGSMAAIGVGYKTILHMMPKSIETACHNGPDSCTISGPLDDVSHFVAELKSKGIFAKEVPCSNIAYHSKYIAHMGPPLLKYMKEIIPNPRARTTKWLSTSVPKCDWDKDQAKFCSAEYHTNNLLNSVLFDETFSLLPKNALTIEVAPHGLLGAILKRSMPNGIHIPLTNRGNKNNALFFLSALGKLYQNGVLLPVANLYEKIQFPVSRSTPSISSLIRWDHSEDWFVTKYENMKTKSSGERVFPVNLASDNEEFMSGHIIDGKIIVPATCYLQYVWETFSLMYHGPSYMDVPVEFEDIRFIRATSMPVNGKVDLTVMIHYGTGHFEITEAGSLVVTGIIRETENPNIPEVYQFQKKSMFPMISKRDFYKELRLRGYHYNGAFQAVQMARSDGLFGKVEWNYNWVTFMDAMLQIQILGTDSRTLLLPTKIRKLKINGLHHFDLMTKMNPDNRVFDVYVDHMYDRIVAGGIELIGLHASPVQRRRPPGIPVLEEYVFLPLSLSPILSLQNAARACVQIALENNPIPKMKLVELDTDGKETVLTEFLEAIEDLPVVTGDCILLTSRKLEDIPGVHVENGCLSSQTNCHFVLLGGLDEEQMQDKILTAHKVLVETGYMVLRLKSTENILEMDKFRTITTIPIDNNEETFVLMQKVSTKLSVQPILVKVSQNDEHFEWIAVLQSAISTKTPVIVYSFNESLNGIIGLVNCLRKEPDGNMIRCFFIDDQSAPEFDLSLPFYAAQLSLGLAFNIYRNGSWGSYRHLKLIKSEKPMARLDHIYGNVIQRGDLSTLQWLKGPYDSQNCQIKVAYSSLNFRDVMLATGRLAVELYGSSRIDQNCVLGFEYSGINVLTGRRIMSMVVKGGVASYIEKPSKLIWDIPDHWSLEEAATVPVVYITVYYAFFMITDIRKGKSILIHAGTGGIGLAAIRVALSYNLEVFTTCSTPEKKKFLLEKFPQLKESNIGNSRDTSFELMVQRETNGKGVDFVLNSLSEEKLLASVRCLGKSGRFLEIGKFDMANDNKIGLGSFLKEITFHAVLADSLLVAPDEDIWHLKALIDSDISNGIIQPLPVKVFPAHEIEQAFRHLIGGKHIGKVVIQVREKPDDPTTLPIRVLSQIYFRHDLSYVIPGGLGGFGMELADWMTLRGARRLLLSSSRGITKDYQSFRIALWKTYGCEIAVSTADISSREGCRQLLSEAAVLGPVGGIFNLAVVLRDSIFPNQNVNQFLESFTPKAIATKYLDELSRISCPDLKHFVVFSSVSCGRGNAGQTNYGMANSVMERIIENRKKDGFPGKAIQWGAVGEVGLVADMAEDKIDMEIGGTLQQRISSCIQELDHLLSAEASIVSSMVVAEKRTGRSGNESIIDAVMNIMGIRDLKSVSLGTTLSEMGMDSLMAVEIKQTLERDFELILSPQDLRLLTFQKLQEFIEAREKENTDGIKMIFASESKLLGMQLLIRNLGDETNCDRIIIPLKTSAAPSKQSLSPNIIIPGLEGTAGRAWYQIGSSLQSRAIVLQLHRFAHLENLKDVAQQSFEHVKLILKQSEPFYIIGYSYGTFVALQLTELLENSGFRGHVMLIDGAPHFLKRLTNLHLGENFSDNDLYDLLFSSIVNQIFPEETKESMSEVFHKIDSLSEKMSLFMDYVEKQNIYSKEYSATMVEAMFKRVKMAATFNLDGLQKIKSPITLVRPAEVSLQDIDEDYCISSLTSGTVTLKVIEGNHTTMLDNPSLSQIINDFDPALLEDKNFEEYIRNDKPVSVV